In one window of Henckelia pumila isolate YLH828 chromosome 1, ASM3356847v2, whole genome shotgun sequence DNA:
- the LOC140890375 gene encoding E3 ubiquitin protein ligase DRIP2-like translates to MPNQVSKANRGSVASCMTCPLCHKLFCDATTIIECLHTFCRKCIFKKLLDEEMECCPVCDIDLGCAPLEKLRADHNLQDIRAKIFPYKRIQVKAPEVVTPITFPAKRKERSLSSLVVSTPRVSTQSGMTGRRSKSVARKASRGSSFIVEKHFRKEEDSSDHPESSTSSREILANFTQNARQNPTAAEPSNRPNSDKGRGNGSERWEGRHDLWKPLTCLVEAASSSKSSKFTTQGSVAKSEFHDNERDLAKTKHKENRLKSKVQAESCTVHAPQESERPKKSRRGRQKKGENVGEFKVPPQVVLDATPAKFDRKNHPIWFSLVASDEQDGDAPLPQIASSYLRIKDGSIPVSLIQKYLKGKLDLASENEVEIKCMGQTVIPSLTLNNLVELWLQTTGTERASATIGSSAKDFVMVLCYARKCPAAS, encoded by the exons ATGCCGAATCAGGTTTCTAAAGCGAATAGAGGGTCGGTggcgtcatgcatgacgtgtccTCTCTGCCACAAGCTGTTTTGTGATGCTACTACGATTATCGAATGTCTTCATACGT TTTGCAGGAAATGCATATTCAAGAAGCTACTGGATGAGGAAATGGAGTGCTGTCCAGTTTGCGATATTGATCTGGGATGTGCTCCTTTAGAGAAATTGAG AGCTGATCATAATTTGCAAGATATAAGGGCAAAAATATTCCCTTACAAGAGGATACAGGTGAAGGCTCCGGAGGTGGTGACTCCTATCACCTTTCCAGCCAAAAGAAAGGAAAGGTCTCTCTCATCACTGGTGGTTAGCACTCCAAGAGTTTCGACGCAGAGTGGAATGACTGGAAGAAGATCAAAATCTGTTGCTAGAAAAGCTTCAAGAGGTTCAAGTTTCATCGTAGAGAAACATTTTAGAAAAGAGGAAGATTCGAGTGATCACCCTGAGAGCTCTACTAGCTCACGGGAGATTTTGGCAAATTTTACTCAGAATGCACGACAG AACCCTACTGCTGCTGAGCCGTCTAATCGTCCTAATTCTGATAAAGGAAGGGGGAATGGTTCTGAACGTTGGGAGGGGAGACATGATCTTTGGAAACCATTAACTTGTTTGGTGGAAGCAGCCAGTAGCAGCAAATCTTCAAAGTTTACGACTCAAGGATCTGTTGCTAAATCAGAATTCCATGACAATGAGAGAGATCTTGCAAAGACCAAACATAAGGAAAACAGGCTGAAATCGAAGGTTCAAGCTGAGAGCTGTACTGTTCACGCCCCACAAGAATCAGAAAGACCTAAAAAATCGCGGAGAGGTCGCCAGAAAAAGGGTGAAAACGTCGGAGAATTCAAGGTCCCACCTCAGGTTGTGCTGGATGCTACCCCTGCTAAATTTGACCGAAAGAATCATCCGATATGGTTTTCGTTAGTGGCTTCGGATGAGCA GGATGGAGATGCACCCTTGCCTCAGATCGCTTCTAGTTACCTGAGAATAAA GGATGGGAGCATACCTGTTTCTCTGATTCAAAAATACCTGAAAGGGAAGTTGGACCTTGCGAGCGAAAATGAG GTCGAAATAAAATGCATGGGACAGACAGTGATCCCCTCATTAACATTGAACAATCTTGTTGAACTCTGGCTTCAAACGACTGGCACAGAAAGAGCATCAGCCACCATCGGCTCGTCTGCGAAGGACTTCGTGATGGTATTATGCTATGCCCGCAAATGTCCAGCCGCCAGTTGA